The following coding sequences lie in one Coraliomargarita sinensis genomic window:
- a CDS encoding 3'(2'),5'-bisphosphate nucleotidase CysQ family protein, protein MRLNEEQLLDLSGYAASAARKAGALISDYAKREVEVMHKSGGDSLASQVVTEVDELAQSIILEELRSSVQDYDLALLTEELQDDGSRLKKDYFWCIDPMDGTLPFTRGTPGYSVAIALVARDGCPMIGVVYDPVEKRLYQAVHGQSVLIDGEVWQLTSPQPRSGAVLRFYCDCTFEENPERESLSRQMRDFAKAEGYAAGEVIIGGGAVLNACHVLLHRPAVYFKRPKAKTGGGSFWDFAATACLFNEAGAQVSDFSGRTLELNDPKRSFFNHCGVCFTTESGLTAKLGAFFS, encoded by the coding sequence ATGCGATTAAACGAAGAACAATTGCTGGATCTTTCGGGATACGCGGCAAGCGCGGCACGTAAGGCCGGTGCCTTGATCTCGGATTATGCCAAACGTGAGGTCGAAGTTATGCATAAGTCGGGTGGAGACAGTCTTGCCTCACAAGTTGTCACCGAAGTAGACGAACTCGCCCAGTCGATCATTCTGGAAGAACTTAGATCGAGCGTTCAGGACTACGACCTCGCCCTGTTGACGGAGGAACTGCAGGACGACGGCAGTCGCCTGAAAAAGGACTATTTCTGGTGTATCGATCCCATGGATGGCACGCTTCCGTTTACCAGAGGGACGCCCGGTTATTCAGTCGCCATCGCCCTGGTAGCTCGTGACGGCTGTCCTATGATCGGAGTGGTTTATGATCCGGTGGAAAAGCGTTTGTATCAGGCAGTCCACGGTCAGAGTGTTCTCATCGACGGGGAGGTTTGGCAGCTAACTTCGCCCCAGCCCCGATCCGGGGCAGTGCTGCGCTTTTACTGTGATTGCACCTTCGAAGAAAATCCGGAACGGGAATCCCTGAGTCGACAGATGCGGGACTTCGCCAAAGCAGAAGGCTATGCAGCCGGTGAAGTCATTATCGGTGGCGGGGCGGTTCTCAATGCCTGCCATGTCCTTCTGCATCGACCGGCAGTTTATTTTAAACGTCCCAAGGCGAAAACCGGGGGCGGCTCTTTTTGGGACTTTGCGGCAACGGCCTGTCTCTTTAACGAGGCCGGTGCGCAGGTCAGTGATTTTTCAGGTCGAACACTGGAGTTGAACGATCCGAAGCGGAGCTTTTTCAACCATTGCGGTGTCTGCTTTACCACCGAGTCCGGGTTGACGGCAAAGCTGGGCGCTTTTTTTAGTTAG
- a CDS encoding TIGR00266 family protein, with protein MRSHEIDYEIIGDDMQMVEVELDPGETCIAEAGAMNYMEEDIEFEAKMGDGSNSAEGFLGKMIGAGKRALTGESIFMTHFTNLGVGKRRVAFSAPYPGSIVPLELGDFGGNLLCQKDAFLCAAKGTEVSIAFSRRFGAGLFGGEGFILQKLNGDGRAFLHAGGTVVTKKLEGETLRVDTGCIVAFSDGLDYDIARAGNLKSMFFGGEGLFLATLRGTGYVLLQSLPFSRLADRILANAPSSGGEQKGEGSALGSIYRMMDGD; from the coding sequence ATGAGAAGTCACGAAATTGATTATGAAATCATCGGCGATGACATGCAGATGGTCGAAGTTGAGCTGGATCCGGGTGAAACCTGCATTGCCGAGGCTGGAGCCATGAATTATATGGAGGAAGATATCGAGTTTGAGGCTAAGATGGGGGACGGATCAAACTCTGCCGAAGGCTTTCTCGGTAAGATGATCGGTGCTGGAAAGCGAGCATTGACCGGTGAATCTATTTTTATGACCCACTTCACTAATTTAGGCGTCGGGAAGCGTCGGGTAGCTTTTTCTGCACCTTACCCCGGCTCAATTGTTCCTCTCGAGCTTGGTGATTTCGGAGGCAACCTGCTATGCCAGAAAGACGCCTTTCTGTGTGCAGCCAAGGGTACCGAAGTCAGCATTGCATTCAGTCGTCGTTTCGGAGCGGGCTTGTTTGGTGGCGAGGGCTTCATCTTGCAAAAACTGAACGGAGATGGCCGGGCTTTTTTGCATGCAGGTGGCACGGTGGTGACCAAGAAACTTGAAGGGGAAACGCTTCGTGTGGATACGGGCTGTATTGTCGCTTTTTCGGATGGGCTGGATTACGATATCGCTCGTGCCGGCAACTTAAAATCGATGTTTTTCGGAGGTGAGGGGCTGTTTCTGGCAACATTGCGCGGTACCGGCTATGTGTTATTACAAAGCCTGCCATTCTCACGTCTCGCTGATCGCATTCTCGCCAACGCCCCCTCTAGTGGTGGTGAACAAAAAGGAGAAGGTTCAGCACTTGGTTCCATTTATCGCATGATGGACGGAGATTAA
- a CDS encoding DUF1800 domain-containing protein: protein MDAHAPTPENFKVEDAWKPLPAHVWDKETAAHLLRRIGFSATPEVIQDALRHRPAEAIRNAFVSAEPLAMTDELSKFTKTAHEAYRSIYREIRDPEKKREKRNELRQQDNELFREFAMSWFQQALKPENSANEKFVLFLQDVFVVDRRTVRDTPVLFSLMKILREGIRIKYPDLCKWVSREPAMIRYLNLDKNTARKPNENFARELFELFTLGEGNYTETDIKEAAKAFTGYRTRERYEFHFQRRLHDSGLKTVFGEEGTWDGDEVIDITFKQPAAKTFLIRELIKFYLTDEDIPEPYIESLGEQWAAHNFDLTYLIETFFQSRLFFHPAYRGNLVKSPIQFYLGLCQDLRLDLIPFQGRLLKSMDVMGQSFYNPPNVRGWLYGEHWINSTTISARRQLVDYLFSPLNEKRLNGNDQRDLKAARQEQRGEFLVTQERLEPLLKLDPSKIAEHLTTYFITPRSRPAYQPVMEEIVASSDHPEKALRYVITALLQSPAYNIC from the coding sequence ATGGACGCCCACGCACCTACCCCGGAGAATTTCAAAGTCGAAGACGCCTGGAAGCCTCTGCCCGCGCACGTCTGGGACAAGGAAACGGCCGCGCACCTCTTGCGGCGGATCGGATTTTCCGCGACACCGGAAGTTATTCAGGACGCATTGCGTCATCGTCCCGCCGAGGCCATCCGCAATGCTTTTGTTTCGGCAGAGCCACTGGCCATGACGGATGAACTCTCAAAGTTCACGAAGACCGCACACGAGGCATACCGTTCGATCTATCGGGAGATTCGAGATCCCGAGAAAAAACGTGAGAAAAGAAATGAACTCAGGCAGCAGGACAACGAGCTCTTCCGTGAGTTTGCCATGTCCTGGTTTCAACAGGCATTAAAACCGGAAAACAGTGCCAACGAGAAATTCGTGCTTTTTCTTCAGGATGTCTTCGTGGTGGACCGCCGGACGGTTCGGGATACGCCCGTCCTCTTTTCCCTGATGAAAATCCTACGGGAAGGGATCAGGATCAAATATCCCGACCTGTGCAAATGGGTCAGCCGAGAACCGGCCATGATCCGCTACCTGAATCTGGATAAAAATACCGCGCGTAAGCCGAACGAGAATTTCGCCCGTGAACTCTTCGAGCTCTTCACACTCGGCGAAGGTAATTATACCGAAACCGACATCAAGGAGGCCGCAAAAGCGTTTACCGGTTATAGGACACGGGAGCGTTACGAATTCCATTTCCAAAGGCGCTTGCATGATTCAGGCCTGAAAACGGTATTTGGCGAGGAAGGCACCTGGGACGGCGACGAGGTGATCGACATCACCTTCAAACAACCGGCCGCGAAAACTTTCCTCATCCGGGAACTGATCAAGTTTTACCTCACCGACGAGGACATCCCCGAACCCTACATTGAATCACTTGGCGAGCAATGGGCCGCCCATAACTTTGACCTGACCTATCTGATCGAGACCTTTTTCCAGAGTCGCCTATTCTTCCACCCCGCCTATCGCGGGAACCTCGTCAAAAGTCCGATTCAATTTTATCTCGGACTGTGCCAGGACCTGCGTCTCGACCTCATCCCCTTCCAGGGGCGCCTTCTTAAGAGTATGGATGTGATGGGGCAGTCTTTCTATAATCCGCCCAATGTCCGGGGCTGGCTCTACGGCGAACATTGGATCAATTCGACCACCATCAGTGCGCGGCGCCAGTTGGTGGATTACCTCTTCAGCCCGCTCAACGAAAAGCGACTGAACGGCAACGATCAGCGCGACCTGAAAGCGGCGCGTCAGGAACAGCGTGGTGAGTTTCTCGTTACCCAAGAACGCCTGGAGCCACTACTAAAACTGGACCCTTCGAAAATCGCAGAGCATCTAACGACCTACTTCATCACCCCGCGCTCAAGGCCCGCCTACCAACCGGTGATGGAAGAAATTGTCGCAAGCTCCGATCATCCGGAAAAAGCGCTTCGCTACGTCATCACCGCCCTGCTCCAGTCACCCGCCTATAACATCTGCTAG
- a CDS encoding ABC transporter ATP-binding protein, which yields MVKTFPGADAPISVLDGVDFSLRDGESVSIRGESGCGKSTLLNVLSGLETADSGDLHWTGQRVSGLSLSSLAARRASRIGFVFQAYYLAPELNALENVLLAARIAGRLNNRTRERATELLEKVGLGHRIRQSSTKLSGGERQRVAVARALINDPEMIFADEPTGNLDETTAEAVMALLLEMTTGTGKSLVLVTHNAEFAARTEKQYALHLGQLN from the coding sequence TTGGTAAAAACCTTTCCCGGCGCCGACGCACCGATCTCCGTTCTCGACGGAGTTGACTTCAGCCTGCGTGACGGGGAGAGCGTCAGTATTCGCGGGGAATCCGGTTGCGGCAAATCGACTTTGCTCAATGTTTTGTCGGGCTTGGAAACTGCGGATTCAGGCGATTTACACTGGACGGGGCAGCGAGTGAGTGGCTTGTCGCTGTCGTCGCTGGCGGCAAGACGTGCCTCCCGGATCGGTTTTGTTTTTCAGGCCTACTATCTCGCACCGGAACTGAACGCACTGGAAAATGTGCTTCTGGCGGCTCGCATTGCCGGTCGGCTGAATAATCGCACCAGAGAGCGCGCCACAGAGTTGCTGGAAAAAGTCGGACTGGGGCACCGTATCCGCCAGAGCTCGACCAAGCTATCGGGCGGCGAACGCCAGCGGGTGGCCGTGGCCCGGGCACTGATCAATGACCCGGAAATGATTTTTGCGGACGAGCCGACAGGCAACCTCGACGAAACCACGGCTGAGGCCGTGATGGCGCTGCTTCTGGAAATGACCACCGGTACGGGTAAGAGTCTGGTGCTGGTGACACATAACGCCGAATTTGCCGCGCGTACCGAGAAGCAATATGCACTGCATCTCGGTCAATTGAACTAG
- a CDS encoding ABC transporter permease: MPWYLYHALKQLFPSGRFFSFFSLVSIMGVMLGVCVLIIVQSVMNGFGEGIRKRLVETEGDIRIRSSEVIYDWEKYYDLLEAQDEVVTVSTFAEGVIMLQHQNRPQFPAIRGIDPLEEEQVVPLEKFITMGDIEAFDDGGVFLGEGLAHTLRAGPGSIVEVFTPLMLERLKEDEVLLPREFKVVGLFRTGSPAVDGNTMISTMRVMQELYGLDDGVHGILLRLRPGVDAFQYARQLESDLLRPGLEAVSWLESNRDFLFVVEQEKRIISFILIFIILVASFSIAIALMMAVIRKTREIGLLVAMGARPRQVAYSFCFQGFVIGSIGTLCGILMALVCLHYRRPILTAYSKLTQSEVNFLGVYDVYEIPVHYLASDFITVTCFAIGISTLAGLLPAFRAARLKPADALRSE, translated from the coding sequence ATGCCCTGGTATCTCTACCATGCCCTGAAGCAGCTTTTCCCTTCCGGGCGCTTTTTCTCCTTCTTCTCCCTGGTTTCGATCATGGGGGTGATGCTGGGTGTCTGCGTGCTGATCATCGTGCAGAGCGTGATGAACGGCTTTGGCGAAGGGATTCGAAAACGCCTGGTCGAAACCGAAGGCGATATCCGAATCCGCTCAAGCGAAGTCATCTATGACTGGGAGAAGTATTACGACCTACTGGAGGCCCAGGATGAGGTGGTAACGGTTTCCACTTTCGCGGAGGGTGTCATCATGCTGCAGCATCAGAACCGCCCGCAGTTCCCCGCCATACGCGGGATTGATCCGCTGGAGGAGGAGCAGGTGGTTCCGCTGGAGAAGTTTATTACCATGGGCGATATTGAGGCGTTCGATGACGGCGGGGTCTTTCTCGGGGAGGGGCTGGCCCACACGCTGCGTGCGGGGCCGGGCTCCATCGTGGAGGTCTTTACGCCGCTCATGCTCGAGCGACTTAAAGAGGACGAAGTACTTTTACCGCGCGAATTCAAGGTCGTCGGACTCTTCCGCACCGGCTCACCCGCGGTCGATGGCAACACCATGATCTCAACCATGCGCGTGATGCAGGAACTTTACGGACTCGACGACGGTGTACACGGTATACTGCTCCGACTGCGGCCGGGAGTGGATGCGTTTCAGTACGCGCGCCAACTGGAGAGCGATCTTCTACGCCCGGGACTGGAGGCCGTCAGCTGGCTCGAGTCGAACCGGGACTTCCTCTTCGTGGTGGAGCAGGAGAAGCGGATTATTTCCTTTATCCTGATCTTCATTATTCTCGTGGCCTCATTCTCCATTGCGATTGCCCTGATGATGGCAGTCATCCGCAAAACCCGGGAGATCGGGCTACTGGTTGCCATGGGGGCGAGACCCCGTCAGGTCGCATACAGCTTTTGCTTCCAGGGCTTTGTCATCGGGAGCATCGGCACACTCTGCGGCATCCTCATGGCGCTGGTCTGCCTGCATTATCGCCGTCCCATCCTGACGGCTTATTCGAAACTGACCCAGTCCGAGGTTAATTTCCTCGGCGTTTATGATGTTTACGAAATTCCCGTGCATTATCTGGCGAGTGATTTTATCACGGTGACCTGTTTTGCCATCGGGATTTCCACGCTCGCCGGGCTCTTGCCCGCCTTCCGCGCCGCCCGTCTCAAACCCGCTGATGCCCTCCGAAGTGAATAG
- a CDS encoding DEAD/DEAH box helicase translates to MSELTFEQLPLSAPIQRALNDKGYTTPSPIQAKAIPVLLEGRDLLACAQTGTGKTAAFALPLLHRISENPRKTFRRGVRHLVLTPTRELAGQVAESFKVYGKHVSFRTGMIYGGVSEKPQIKELFQGLDVLVACPGRLLDLVQQGHVDLSQVETFILDEADRMLDMGFIRDIRKIESKLPKKRHTLLFSATMAPEIAKLGQSMLHDPEEIRIAPQGTTAEKVDQSVCFIDKKAKQARILELLEHRARNQSNELSLIFTRTKHGAKNLARKLDQKGFRADSIHGNKSQSAREKTLGRYRNGELDILVATDVAARGIDVKNITLVVNFDLPMEADAYVHRIGRTARAGTSGHAVSFCSEEEVALLRQVEKLIKRSVPVDSDHDHHDESAMELHLSGRPVKKPPQGGGGQRQGNRPSGKRRGPGGPRRGGHRSGQATARAGASSGGNKRPFKRNRSR, encoded by the coding sequence ATGAGCGAACTCACCTTCGAGCAGCTACCGCTGTCCGCACCCATTCAACGTGCCCTCAATGACAAGGGTTACACCACGCCGTCACCCATTCAGGCCAAGGCCATTCCGGTCTTACTGGAAGGTCGCGACCTGCTGGCCTGTGCGCAGACCGGCACCGGCAAGACGGCCGCCTTTGCTTTGCCGCTGCTGCACCGCATTTCGGAGAACCCCCGCAAGACTTTTCGTCGCGGTGTGCGTCACCTCGTCTTGACACCCACGCGCGAGCTTGCCGGGCAGGTTGCCGAAAGCTTCAAAGTTTACGGCAAGCATGTCTCTTTCCGTACCGGCATGATCTACGGCGGAGTTTCGGAAAAGCCACAGATCAAGGAACTTTTCCAGGGGCTGGACGTGCTGGTGGCCTGCCCGGGCCGCTTACTCGACCTCGTTCAGCAGGGACATGTCGACCTGTCCCAGGTCGAAACCTTCATTCTGGACGAAGCGGACCGCATGCTCGATATGGGCTTCATCCGCGACATCCGAAAAATCGAGAGCAAGTTGCCCAAGAAGCGGCACACCTTGCTTTTCTCCGCAACGATGGCACCCGAAATCGCCAAGCTGGGCCAATCCATGCTCCATGATCCCGAGGAGATCCGTATCGCGCCCCAAGGCACGACAGCGGAGAAAGTGGACCAATCGGTCTGCTTTATCGATAAGAAGGCAAAACAAGCCCGCATCCTTGAGCTTCTGGAGCACCGCGCCCGGAATCAATCGAACGAGCTCAGCCTGATTTTCACCCGGACCAAGCATGGTGCCAAGAATCTGGCACGCAAGCTGGACCAGAAGGGCTTTCGGGCCGACTCGATCCACGGCAACAAATCACAGTCGGCACGTGAAAAAACACTCGGCCGCTATCGGAATGGTGAGCTGGATATTCTGGTGGCCACGGATGTGGCGGCGCGCGGGATCGATGTGAAAAACATCACCCTGGTGGTGAACTTTGATCTGCCCATGGAAGCCGATGCCTACGTACACCGCATTGGCCGGACGGCACGGGCGGGCACAAGTGGCCATGCGGTCAGCTTTTGCTCGGAGGAAGAAGTCGCCCTGCTGCGTCAGGTCGAAAAATTGATCAAGCGTTCGGTCCCGGTCGACAGCGATCACGATCATCATGATGAATCCGCCATGGAGTTACACCTGAGCGGTCGCCCCGTAAAGAAGCCACCACAGGGTGGAGGCGGACAACGCCAGGGCAATCGACCTTCCGGAAAACGACGTGGCCCCGGTGGTCCTCGCCGCGGAGGTCACCGCAGCGGGCAAGCAACTGCCCGTGCCGGCGCTTCGTCCGGCGGGAACAAACGCCCCTTCAAGCGCAACCGCTCGCGCTAG
- a CDS encoding CvfB family protein gives MAEIGKFNELTIVDAVDHGLYLDGGELGNILLPQRYVTMDMLVGGTVEVFIYCDSEDRLVATTETPKGQVGEFAYLEVIGVKPNVGAFLDWGLSKDLLLPYREQGNFSIKTGDGLVVAIYLDEHTNRIVASTRLHRHISPEPPEYEANDPVDVLIYGDSPLGYKAIVDKKHRGLLYHSETNDKLEEGDRFTGYVKKVRSGGKIDLRRDPAGYKRVEPLAEQILTQLETAGGRLPFNDKSSPESIRETFDCSKKAFKQAIGALYKQRRITITEQGIETVAANETK, from the coding sequence ATGGCAGAAATCGGAAAATTCAATGAGTTAACCATCGTCGATGCGGTCGATCACGGGCTCTATCTCGACGGCGGAGAACTCGGCAATATCCTTCTGCCGCAGCGTTACGTCACCATGGACATGCTGGTCGGCGGGACCGTTGAGGTATTCATCTACTGCGATTCAGAAGACCGCCTGGTCGCGACCACCGAAACACCCAAGGGGCAGGTCGGCGAGTTTGCCTATCTCGAGGTCATCGGGGTCAAGCCGAACGTCGGCGCCTTTCTCGACTGGGGCTTGAGCAAGGACCTTTTGCTGCCCTACCGCGAACAGGGCAACTTCTCGATCAAGACAGGCGACGGACTGGTCGTGGCCATCTATCTGGACGAGCACACAAATCGAATCGTTGCCTCGACGCGACTGCATCGCCACATCTCACCGGAACCGCCGGAATATGAGGCGAACGACCCCGTCGATGTCTTGATTTACGGGGATTCCCCGCTCGGCTATAAAGCGATTGTCGACAAGAAACACCGAGGGCTGCTCTACCATTCGGAGACCAACGACAAGCTGGAAGAAGGCGACCGCTTTACCGGCTACGTTAAAAAAGTGCGCTCGGGTGGTAAGATTGATCTGCGCCGCGATCCTGCCGGTTATAAACGGGTGGAGCCACTGGCCGAGCAGATTTTAACACAGCTGGAAACGGCCGGCGGGCGACTCCCCTTCAATGACAAGAGCAGCCCGGAGTCGATCCGCGAGACATTCGACTGCTCGAAAAAGGCCTTCAAACAGGCCATCGGCGCACTTTACAAACAACGACGCATCACCATCACCGAACAAGGCATCGAGACCGTCGCGGCAAACGAGACGAAATAA
- a CDS encoding DUF1501 domain-containing protein codes for MLPLTRREFIHRSAGGGLGFLAFTGAAPSFLAQSALAQTPGPERDRTILVVIQLAGGNDGLNTVVPHTDDNYHRLRPTIGLKEDLLPINHDLALHPSCGALHELFNAGQLSIIQNVGYPNPNRSHFRSTEIWETASGSDEVKHEGWLGRFFDNTCSGAPEENADPSGVHIGDIIPQSFLAARSHSVFGMRPWGRVDKGRDPAEVAYEKLLQAQHMEGNASYLQHTMMNTLVTERRVEKVIAGYNPMVDYPRNKLSQSLKRIAALIHADMETRIYFVSQGGYDTHAGQQWKHAKLLAELSGAMGAFQKDLVAHKKDDQVLTMTFSEFGRRPSENGSQGTDHGTAAPLFVMGSQTRGGLLGSAPSLDLGHNKDLKFSTDFRSVYSCVLDRWLEADATKVLGESYEPVPFI; via the coding sequence ATGCTCCCCCTAACCCGTCGCGAATTTATCCACCGCTCTGCCGGTGGAGGCCTCGGCTTCCTCGCCTTCACCGGTGCGGCCCCGTCTTTTCTGGCGCAGAGTGCGCTCGCCCAAACCCCCGGCCCAGAACGTGATCGTACCATCCTGGTGGTCATTCAACTCGCGGGCGGCAACGATGGCCTCAACACGGTCGTCCCGCACACCGACGACAATTACCATCGCCTTCGCCCGACCATCGGCCTCAAGGAGGACCTCCTGCCGATCAATCACGACCTTGCCTTACACCCCTCCTGCGGAGCCTTACACGAGCTTTTCAATGCAGGACAGCTTTCGATCATTCAAAACGTGGGCTACCCCAACCCCAACCGCAGTCACTTTCGCTCGACTGAAATCTGGGAAACCGCCAGCGGCAGCGACGAAGTCAAACACGAGGGCTGGCTGGGACGTTTTTTTGACAACACCTGTTCCGGCGCACCGGAAGAAAATGCCGACCCGTCCGGCGTTCACATCGGCGACATCATCCCACAGAGTTTTCTGGCGGCGCGTTCGCACTCGGTTTTCGGCATGCGACCATGGGGCCGAGTGGACAAGGGCAGAGATCCGGCCGAGGTGGCCTATGAAAAACTGCTTCAGGCCCAGCACATGGAGGGCAATGCCAGCTACCTACAACATACGATGATGAATACCCTCGTCACGGAGCGGCGGGTGGAAAAAGTCATCGCGGGCTACAACCCCATGGTCGACTATCCGCGCAACAAGCTTTCGCAGTCGCTCAAGCGTATTGCCGCACTGATCCACGCGGACATGGAGACGCGGATCTATTTCGTCTCGCAGGGCGGATACGATACGCATGCCGGCCAGCAATGGAAGCATGCCAAGCTGCTCGCCGAACTCTCCGGGGCCATGGGAGCCTTCCAAAAAGATTTGGTGGCCCATAAGAAAGACGACCAGGTGCTCACCATGACCTTTTCCGAGTTTGGTCGTCGCCCCTCTGAAAATGGCAGTCAGGGCACCGACCACGGCACGGCCGCTCCGCTCTTCGTTATGGGCTCACAAACCAGAGGCGGTCTCCTCGGCAGCGCACCCAGCCTCGACCTCGGGCACAACAAGGACCTGAAATTCAGTACCGACTTCCGCAGCGTCTACAGCTGCGTACTCGACCGATGGCTCGAGGCGGATGCCACCAAAGTCCTCGGCGAGTCATACGAACCGGTGCCGTTTATCTAG
- a CDS encoding zinc-dependent peptidase yields MSIWNQLKALFEEKKEPFVFKDEWIDYLGNNLPIYERLPEALKEKLHQKTGQFIRTTFFEGCNGLELDDEMILTVAAQASLLVLNQEGAPYPRLNTVLLYPSAFVFSSTSAGPGGTIIERKVTCLGESWDNGTVILAWDSVRRGADNIFDGHNVTFHEFAHQLDSLDGDTDGVPLLPSREAYQTWANVFAGQCEQLIDEVRRGKKSLLDPYGATNPGEYFAVATETFFEKPRQMKKKQPGLYAELQGFYQLDPAEWF; encoded by the coding sequence ATGAGCATCTGGAATCAACTCAAAGCCCTCTTCGAAGAGAAAAAAGAACCCTTTGTTTTTAAAGACGAATGGATCGACTATCTGGGGAACAACCTTCCCATCTACGAACGGTTGCCGGAAGCTCTAAAGGAAAAGCTCCACCAGAAGACAGGACAATTTATCCGCACGACATTCTTCGAAGGCTGCAACGGTCTGGAGTTGGACGATGAAATGATTCTCACGGTCGCGGCACAAGCCAGCCTACTGGTTCTCAACCAGGAAGGTGCGCCCTACCCCCGCCTCAACACCGTCCTGCTCTACCCCTCCGCCTTTGTTTTCTCCAGCACCTCGGCGGGACCCGGAGGTACGATCATCGAACGCAAGGTCACCTGCCTCGGCGAGTCCTGGGACAACGGCACCGTCATCCTCGCATGGGATTCCGTCCGACGCGGAGCGGACAATATCTTCGACGGGCACAACGTGACGTTTCACGAATTCGCCCATCAACTCGATTCCCTGGACGGCGATACCGACGGCGTCCCCCTCCTGCCCAGTCGCGAGGCCTATCAAACCTGGGCCAATGTATTTGCCGGGCAATGCGAACAGCTCATCGATGAAGTACGGCGCGGTAAAAAGAGTCTGCTCGATCCCTACGGCGCCACCAATCCCGGTGAATATTTTGCCGTCGCCACCGAGACCTTCTTCGAAAAGCCGCGCCAAATGAAAAAGAAACAACCCGGGCTCTACGCGGAGCTGCAAGGTTTTTACCAGCTGGATCCGGCCGAATGGTTTTAA
- a CDS encoding tRNA-queuosine alpha-mannosyltransferase domain-containing protein, with protein sequence MSFVPGKPSRILLLSAYHSRSHAYWCEGLMAALPNYNWTLKTQLPRHFSWRVRASEWIWGLQDDADFEREYDLIIATSLSGLAGLKALRPNLARTPTWVYFHENQFAHPLEKRQSGDHQIGWQFSSLQNALCSDWVSFNTAFNRDTFFEGLRAMLKRMPERLPNKPVAKLKVRSDVMPVPLTDTFTEMRKLDKDPSLVVWNHRWEWDKQPQRLLKALIELRQEGVCLRLAMLGSGCAGDERFQAERDALGDSIVHWGEAEPVRYREYLGRAGIGVSCAKHDFQGLAVLEAAQAGATVVLPKRVAYPECVPGAYFYPGSSKDEAVDIADLKEALRAALIAGKPKPVSLATIPLWSEWKAAYAERIKKLIGAV encoded by the coding sequence ATGTCCTTCGTTCCAGGCAAGCCTTCGCGTATTCTCCTGCTGAGTGCTTATCATTCCAGAAGCCACGCCTATTGGTGTGAGGGCTTAATGGCGGCGCTGCCGAATTACAATTGGACACTCAAGACACAATTGCCCCGCCACTTCAGCTGGCGTGTACGGGCGTCCGAATGGATCTGGGGGCTACAGGACGATGCCGATTTCGAGCGAGAATATGACCTGATCATTGCGACCAGTCTGAGCGGGCTCGCCGGATTAAAAGCGCTTCGCCCGAACCTCGCCCGGACACCCACCTGGGTTTATTTTCATGAAAATCAGTTCGCGCACCCTCTGGAGAAACGACAGTCGGGTGACCATCAAATCGGTTGGCAGTTCTCCAGTTTGCAAAATGCACTCTGCAGCGACTGGGTCAGTTTCAACACCGCGTTTAATCGGGATACTTTTTTTGAGGGCCTGCGAGCTATGCTGAAACGGATGCCCGAAAGGCTTCCGAACAAGCCGGTGGCAAAACTGAAGGTACGTTCGGATGTCATGCCCGTGCCTTTGACGGATACCTTCACTGAGATGAGAAAGCTCGATAAAGATCCATCGCTTGTCGTCTGGAACCACCGCTGGGAGTGGGACAAGCAACCCCAGCGACTGTTGAAGGCTCTGATAGAGTTGAGACAGGAAGGCGTCTGCTTACGCTTAGCGATGTTGGGTTCCGGTTGCGCAGGCGACGAACGCTTTCAGGCTGAGCGCGACGCGCTGGGCGATTCGATTGTGCACTGGGGCGAAGCGGAACCGGTGCGTTATCGTGAGTACCTCGGTCGGGCGGGGATCGGAGTGTCCTGTGCCAAGCATGACTTTCAGGGATTGGCCGTACTGGAAGCCGCCCAGGCGGGAGCTACGGTGGTGCTGCCCAAGCGGGTGGCTTATCCCGAGTGTGTTCCCGGCGCGTATTTTTACCCGGGCTCCTCCAAAGACGAAGCTGTCGATATCGCCGATCTTAAAGAAGCCTTGCGGGCTGCGCTGATCGCCGGAAAACCGAAGCCGGTATCCTTGGCCACAATTCCGCTTTGGTCGGAATGGAAAGCGGCCTATGCGGAACGCATTAAGAAGTTGATCGGAGCGGTGTAG